In Oncorhynchus clarkii lewisi isolate Uvic-CL-2024 chromosome 24, UVic_Ocla_1.0, whole genome shotgun sequence, one DNA window encodes the following:
- the LOC139382332 gene encoding glucuronokinase with putative uridyl pyrophosphorylase — protein sequence MICILLVAGHGTVLETQIKNDATGLYGQLTGVPKALLPGIGGKKILDFWWETVNTRQLFSEVYLVTNADKYKHYERWATANDFPVENVVNDGSTTLEGRLGAVADLELAIRSRKLQDDIMVIAGDMLCADQNFDIAQVLRFFRSKPGELAIYYELEEGEKSSSRGIVEVCPETHRISRFLEKPQEGVTALRLASVVFYCLRKATLPYLSDFLTLQPQAQDRTFGRFWEWIINEEKLPVFGMKLPTGFQLIGQVGLSDYTKWLAHYSAQQQQCPAKPITCRSYARVGLMGNPSDGFNGKTIAMTISNFWAEVTLMESQALVLLPHPLNDPTEFGSLQDLYCISRKEGYLGGLRLLQATCKKFYQFCSKQGIALTKQNFTLKYDTNIPRQVGLAGSSAIVSATLKCLMKFYNITESDLPKPTRANFILNVETDELFITAGLQDRVVQVYEGLVYMDFSKQLMDEQGYGDYIPMDMSSLPPFWLAYLSDPSDSGRIHSNVRQRWLNGEAEVVDAMKSFAGLTDQARVALQGMDWSRLAQLMDENFALRRSVYTEDCLGPGNLKMVQLARQFGSAAKLPGSGGAVVGLCLDQVRLVEMRRAFQEAGCVFCVIVPYNPSGTIGTNSQG from the exons ATGATCTGCATTTTATTGGTAGCTGGTCACGGCACTGTTCTAGAAACTCAGATAAAG AATGATGCCACTGGTTTGTATGGACAGTTGACTGGGGTGCCAAAGGCATTGTTGCCTGGGATAGGAGGAAAGAAAATCCTGGACTTCTGGTGGGAGACGGTGAACAC GCGGCAGTTGTTCAGTGAGGTCTATCTGGTCACAAACGCAGACAA GTATAAGCACTATGAGCGCTGGGCAACGGCCAATGACTTCCCTGTGGAGAATGTAGTGAATGACGGCAGCACAACCCTTGAGGGCCGGCTAGGAGCAGTGGCTGACCTGGAACTCGCCATCCGCAGCCGCAAGCTGCAAGACGATATCATGGTG ATTGCAGGGGATATGCTCTGTGCAGACCAGAACTTTGATATTGCTCAGGTTCTCCGCTTCTTCAGGTCCAAG CCTGGAGAGTTGGCCATATACTATGagctagaggagggagagaagagcagCTCCAGGGGTATAGTGGAGGTATGCCCTGAGACCCACAG GATATCTCGCTTCCTCGAGAAACCACAGGAGGGAGTGACAGCATTGCGTCTGGCCAGTGTGGTGTTCTACTGCCTTCGCAAAGCCACACTGCCTTACCTCTCAGATTTCCTCACCCTGCAGCCCCAAGCTCAAGACAGGACCTTCGGCAGGTTCTGG GAGTGGATCATCAATGAGGAGAAGTTACCTGTGTTTGGCATGAAACTGCCCACAGGGTTCCAGCTCATTGGACAAGTG GGGCTGTCAGACTACACCAAGTGGCTTGCCCACTATTCTGCCCAGCAACAGCAATGCCCTGCCAAACCCATAACATGCCGCTCATACGCAAG AGTTGGACTGATGGGGAATCCTTCTGACGGCTTCAATGGAAAAACGATCGCCATGACTATCTCCAACTTCTGGGCTGAGGTCACACTCATGGAGAGCCAGGCCCTG GTTCTTCTGCCTCATCCGCTCAATGATCCGACTGAATTTGGAAGCTTGCAGGATCTGTACTGTATCAGCCGTAAGGAGGG GTACTTGGGAGGTCTACGGTTACTCCAGGCTACCTGTAAAAAGTTTTACCAATTCTGCTCAAAACAAGG TATCGCTTTGACAAAGCAGAACTTCACTCTCAAGTATGATACCAACATTCCTCGCCAGGTG GGCCTGGCTGGAAGTAG TGCAATAGTGTCTGCCACTCTGAAGTGTCTGATGAAATTCTACAACATCACAGAAAGT GACCTTCCCAAACCCACCAGGGCCAACTTCATCCTCAACGTCGAGACGGATGAACTCTTCATCACTGCTGGTCTTCAGGACAGAGTTGTGCAG GTCTATGAGGGCTTGGTCTACATGGACTTTAGCAAACAACTGATGGATGAACAGGGCTATG GAGATTACATTCCTATGGACATGAGCAGCTTGCCACCGTTCTGGTTAGCTTATCTGAGTGATCCCAGTGACTCTGGTCGGATTCACAGCAACGTCAGACAGCGCTGGCTCAACG GAGAAGCTGAAGTGGTTGATGCCATGAAGTCTTTTGCGGGGCTCACAGATCAAGCCAG GGTTGCACTGCAGGGAATGGACTGGAGCAGACTGGCACAGTTGATGGATGAGAACTTTGCACTGCGACG GTCTGTGTACACAGAAGACTGTTTGGGACCAGGCAATCTCAAAATGGTGCAACTGGCAAGACAG TTTGGCTCAGCTGCGAAACTACCTGGCAGTGGTGGTGCTGTAGTGGGCTTGTGTCTGGACCAAGTAAGACTG GTGGAGATGAGGAGAGCGTTCCAAGAGGCtggctgtgtgttctgtgtgattGTGCCATATAACCCATCTGGTACCATTGGAACCAACAGCCAAGGCTGA